The Candidatus Krumholzibacteriia bacterium genomic sequence GGGCGCAGACGCAGCGCCCGCACCACGTGCCCGTCCTCGGGGAGCAGGGTGGTGATCGTCGCCGGATCGAAGTCCGACGGATCGGTGTAGTAGCCCTCGAGATGTGCGAGGCCGGCGTCGTAGACCGCCCGCGCACCCTCGGGCAGATGGCGCTCGTAGAGCTCGCGGAACTCCTTGGTCCTCACGTCGAGCAGCTCGGGTGCGGGCAGGACACCGCAGATGATCGAGTGACTCGACATCCCGTGTCCCACGCCGGGGGCGAACACGGTCAGCACGGGGGCCACGCCGACGTGGGGCGCGCCGTTGCGGTGTTGCATCGTGTGCCGGCGCAGCGCCACCTGCCAACGGAGGAACGACGACGGTAGGGGCCGGATCTTCGCACTGCGGCGTCCGAGCATGGGGGTCTCCTGTCTACATGTGGCGGATGGGGTCGGCGGCGCCCTCGACGCGCACGCGCAGACCACCCTCGTCGCGGACGGTGGCCCGAACGCCGAAGACGTCCTGGAGCGTTTCTTCACGGATGCACTGGGCCGGGGTGCCGATCTCGTACACGCGCCCGGAGCGCATCACCACCACCCGGTCGGCCAGACGGGCGGCGTGTTCGACGTCGTGCACGACGACGACCAGGGTCACGCCGCGCTCGCGGTTCAGACGCACGAGGTGGTCGAGGGTCTCGAGCTGGAAACGGAGGTCGAGCGCGGCGGTGGGTTCGTCGAGCAGGACGATCGGTGCCTCCTGCGCCAGGATCATGGCGATCCAGGCCCTCCGTCGTTCCCCGCCCGACAATCGCTGCACCTCGCGGTTGCGGTGGTCGTGCAGATGCAGTGCTTCCAGCGCGTCCTCGATGGCGCGGCGATCGGGATCACCGCCCCGGGCCCACCGCGACCGGTGCGCGTACCGACCCGTCGCGACCAGTTCCAGCACGGTCAGTCCGTCGGGACACCGCGGCTCCTGGGGCAGCCGCGCCAGGCGCCGTGCGCGCTCGCGGGCCCCGTAGTGGCGGAGGTCCCGGCCGTGCAGCCGTACCCGCCCCGCGCGCGGTCCGATCGCACCGGCGAGAGCGGCGAGCAGGGTGGACTTCCCGGAACCGTTCGGTCCGACCAGCGCGATCACCTCACCCGATCCGATCTGCAGCGACGCGTCGCGCACCGCGTCCCGCTCGGCCCGCAGGTGACGCACGCACAGACGCTCGGCCGACAACACCGCACTCATGCCAGGTGCTTCCAGAGCAGGTAGAGAAGGGTCGGCCCACCCAGGAACGCGAGCAGCGATCCGACGGGAAGCTCGAGCGGCGCCACGAGCGTGCGCGCCGACAGATCGACGGTCATCATCAGGAAGGCGCCGCCGAGGACGGCCAGAGGGAGCAGACGGCCGTGGTGCGGGCCGATCACGATTCGGAAGGCGTTGGGGACGACGAGCCCCACGAAACCCACCAGACCCGCGATCGTGACCGCCGAAGCCGCCAGCAGCGCGGCGACGGCGCACACCGCCAGCCGCACCCTGGCGACCGGCAGACCGACCGACCACGCCGAATCGTCGTCGAGCAGGAGCACGTCGAGCCAACGGACCATGAGGCCGGCCAGCACGAGACCGGCCAGCGTGGGCCCGAGCGCGAGCTGCACCTCGTACCATCCGGCCGACGCCAGCGATCCTACCGTGAAGGCCACGAAGGCCGGGGCCCGCTCGGCGAAGAAGAACACGAGCAGGCTGATCACCGAGAAGAAGATCGCCTGCAACGCCACGCCCGACAGGATGATGCGCAGCGGCGAACCGAGCATGCCTCCGAGCATCGACGCGGCCAGCACGCTCCCCACGCCGGCGAAGGCACCCAGGAAAGCGAAGCCCGGCACCAGCAGCGGCGTGGCCGGGAAGAACAAAATCGCGATCAGGGCGCCGATGCCCGCTCCGGCACTCACTCCCAGCAGCGCGGGGTCGGCCAGCGCGTTGCGGACCGCGGTCTGCATGAGTGCTCCGCTCGCGGCCAGCGCGGCGCCCACGAGTGCCGCCGCCACCAGGCGCGGCAGCCGCACGTCGGTGATCAGGCCGTGCAGGGGATGCTCGCGATCGACCAGGGTCGACCACAACTCGCGCCACGGTAGCTGCACCGCTCCCGTCGAGAGCGACAGGATCGCGACCACCGCCGATGCCAGCGAGAGCACCAGCACCCAGAACAGCGGCCGCTCGGACGCCAGCCGCAGCCGGAATCCCACGCTCTCGAGAGGGCGGACGATCGTCGAGTTCAGGGCCGTTCCTCCGTGAGGCGCGCGTGCAACCAGAGGGCCGCCTCGTCGAGGCGCACGCCGGGATTGGAGCCGAAGAGTTCCTGGTCGAGGACGAGCACCCGGTCGCCGACGCTGTCGCGCAGGCCACGCCAGACGGTCTCGTCGTCCATGCGACGGCGCAGGGCCTGCAGGGCCTCGTCGCCGCTGCCGTGGGCGACGAGCAGGATCCAGTCGGCCCGGAGCGTGGCCAGGGTCTCCTCGGACGGCGTCACGTAGCCCGGATACCCCTCGCGTCCGCTCACCGCCGCGGCGGCGTTGTCGACCCCCAGGCGCGCGAGCAGGTCTCCCAACCAGGTGCGCTCGGTGATCACGACGGGTGCGCCGGGCGAGGCGTAGAGGGTCACGGCCGACACGGTGCCCCCGAGGTGCAGTCCGTCGAGCGCCTCGCGGATGCGGTCGATGCGGTGGTCGACGGGCTCCTCGATCCCCAACGCACGTCCCACGGTGGCCAGCGCTTCGAAGGTGGCGTCGACGGTCGTCGCCCGTGTCGCGACGGTCTCCGACACCAGGGCGTCCAGCTTCGGCTGCAACCGCGCGTGCATGGCCTCGTCGTAGACGACCACGTCGGCGCGGGCGCCGGCCAGGGCCTCGATGCTGGGCCCGTGCGGGCTCCCCAGATCGACGCGATCGCGGCCGGACCACACACCGTGGCGCAGACTGCGGCTCGAGGCCACGACCTCGACGTGCCCGGGTGCGAGCGCGGCGACGTCGTGGACCCAGGGGACCAGGGTCGCCACCCGCACCGTTCCGGCGGCGTCGGAACCGGTACCGGCCGCGGCCATCGACAACAGGATCGACACGAGAACGTTCACGACGAAGCCTCCCTGGTGTCCGCCTCGAGTCGTCGCCCTTCCGCGAGTTCGGCGTGCGCCCGCGCGAAGGCCTCGAGACGTGTGGGGTCGAACTCCTCGCCCGTGGCCCGGTGCACGTAGACCGACACGAAGGGCTCGGCGTCGGAGGAGCGGGCGAACTGGAGGAAGAGGACTCGCCGCCCGGACCGCTCGTGGACGGTGTCGTGCGATCGGATCCAACCGAAGTCGTCGAGTCCGAGGTGCCAGTGGTACGCGGGTGTCATGGCGTTCATGTGACCGTGGGCGAATCCGTAGCGATCGAAGTCGACGATCGCTTCGAACACGCTCGGGCCGCTCACCGAGATCACCCGCAGCGGACTGAGCCGGCGGAGGAGTTCGAAGACTCCACCCACGGTCCAGGTCGTCTGGTTCGATTCCTTCACCGGCATCAGTCCTTTCGGATCGGAGGGGGTCTAGCGGTTGTAGAGGGACTTCAGGTCACCGAAGCTGCGCTCCTCGGTGTCGACGACGTCGATGGCCGTCAGCACGAGGTCGTCGTAGAGGACGCTCACGCCGCCGAGGTCGAAGCGGAAGTTGTAGACACCGACGTATCCGGTCGGCAGTTCGGCGTTCTCGATCGGGGTCGTGGTGAGTTCCTCGTCGTTCCAGAACACCCGCAGGGTGTTGCCCACGCACTCGATCGCCATCTTCTGCCACGAGTTCTGCGGCGGGAATCCGGACTGCGTGTCGGTGGTGAACCATTCGGCCAGCGTCTCGGCGCCCTCGCCGCTGAGCTTGCGCAGCGAGAGGGTCAGAAGACCCGGCTGGATGACGAACTGGTAGTTCTCGGTGAAGCCCGCCGCGGGCGTCCCCGCGCGGGCCACGAGGCCGCGACGGGTGTCTCCGTTGCCCATCCAGACCATGCCTTCCCACCGATAGTTGGCCACGCCGGCGGGATCGGTCACGGCGATCCCCAGTCCACCCTCCTCGGGCGGCGTGTTCGTCAGCGAAGCCACGGTGTCGTCGCCGGACGGGTTCGGGTAGCCGGGATCACCGGGGGCCAGGGTGACGGGTTCGAGGTCGTTGGTCAGGAAGAAGCCCGGCGTCCACATGAGGTCCAGGCTGCCGCCGCTCACGCGCTCCTCGATCACGACCTGCGCTTGCGCGACGGGGACCACGAGCGCCAGCGAGAGGACGACGGTGCACAAGGTCTTCAAGATGATCTCCTTCGTTGATGGCACGGGGGAATTCGACGCTCGACGGCGTTCACGCTCTACCGCCTGATCACGAATCGGGTGACCGGGCCGGAGTCTCCGTCGACACGGGCGAAGTAGACGCCGCTGGCGAGCGGACGGCCGTTGGCCGCCACCGCGTTCCACGACGTACCGCCGGCGTCGACGCGCAGGGTCTGCACGCGCCGACCGTCGACGCTGTAGACGGTGACCTCGCGCGGGGTCGACGCGGGGCCCTCGAGGCGGAAGACCACGGTCCGCGAAGCGGGATTCGGATGGACGCGCAGGGCGCCGACGCCCATCGGGGCGGACTCGACGTCGGTCGCCGCCCCGGTGGGGATCTCGAGGTATCCGATGCGGCGCAGGACGTTGGCGCCGGCGAAGCCGCGATCGCCGATCGCGCTCACGCCCGCCTCGTCGGTGGTCGAGGCCTGGAACACCAGGTGCAGACGGTCGTTCGGGTTGCGCGCGGCCAGCGAGACGAAACGCTCGTCGGCGGTCGGGGTGTTCGTGAGGTTCTCGGGAGTGCTCCACGACCCCGCCGCGAGCCGACGCGCGTGGACGACGTCGCCGTAGCCGATGCCGGTGACGATCCCGGGCAGTCCGGCGTCGGCCGTCGGGTCGACCTCGGCGTCGACGAAGCGCAACCACACCACGTGGACCTCGCTGCCGTCGGCGGACGACCCGACCTGGGGCCAGTCGACCGAGATGGTGTTGAATCCCGCCAGCGGGCCGCTGCCGCCCACGTCGACGTTGCCGTAGGCGTCGGCCTCCCCTGCCGTCCGGTACACCTCCGAGATCCCGTCGCCGGGACTCCAGTGCATGATGCGGCTGCGATGGTCGACGAAGAACACGCCGCCGGCGTCCCGGCGGCCCTGCAGCTCCGCCCACACCACGTGCGGGGTGTTGCCCTCGTACACGAGATCGCTGTGGACGAAGGCCCGATACTCGTCCGAACTCGCGTCGGGTGCGGTGATCGCCGCGTCGGTGTAGGACGTGATCGTCGTGACCGTGATCGTGCCGGGCGCGAAGCTGCCGTCGGACGACTCGTACAGGAAGACGTTGCCGCCGAAGTCGCTGACGGCGATCCCGACCCGACCGTCGTCGCCGGCGGCGATCGACGGAAAGGCCGGCGTCCCGTCGCGGAACACCGATACGTCGTCGACGACCGGGTTCCAGCTGTCGAACTGCCAACCCGTCGGGCACGAGAAGCCCGCGCCCTCGACACCCAGACGCGCCACGCGGAACTCCTCGGTCTCGTCGTAGGTCCCGAACTCGGCGACCTCCGCCAGCACGGTGAAGGAACCGTCGGCCAGCGCGACCACCTGGGGGAACAGGAAGCTCGGGTCGGTGATCGGCGTGAGGTAGGCGGTGAAGGTCGTGCCCCCGACGACGTCCTGCACGTACATGGACGCGCGGGCGTCGCAGCCGTCCTCGTTGGCGTGCGGTACGACCACGGCGCGGCCGTCCGGCGCCAGGGCCATCGAGCCGAATCCCCCGAACCGTTCCGTCACGCAGCAGCCACGGATCGAAGGATCCGCCACCTTCACCCCGGCGTTCCAGCTTCCGCCGGCGTCGCGCCAGGCGTGGGCGTTCGTGCGCTCGGGGAAGGGCTGCGGCGCGTTCAGATCGGGCGGACAGCCGGCGGCGGAGAGTTCGCAGAAGTCGTCGACCCAGGTCACGTGGACCCGCCCGTCGTCGCCGATCACGATCCTCTTGCCCAGACCCCCCATGTCCTGCAGGTCGTAGTAGGTCTCGCCGATCTGCACGGCACCGTCGGCGAGGGGAACGGGATTCGCGCGGCGGAGCGGTTCGGCGGCCGTCGTCGGAAGAGGTGCGTCGTGGGCGTCGAGCACCAACCGGCCTTCGGGATTCGGTCGCGTCCGCGCGTCGGCGTCGAGGGGGATCAGGGCGGCGAGCAGAACGAGCAGCATCCAGCGGTTCATCGGGATCCTCCGGGTCG encodes the following:
- a CDS encoding ABC transporter ATP-binding protein; this encodes MSAVLSAERLCVRHLRAERDAVRDASLQIGSGEVIALVGPNGSGKSTLLAALAGAIGPRAGRVRLHGRDLRHYGARERARRLARLPQEPRCPDGLTVLELVATGRYAHRSRWARGGDPDRRAIEDALEALHLHDHRNREVQRLSGGERRRAWIAMILAQEAPIVLLDEPTAALDLRFQLETLDHLVRLNRERGVTLVVVVHDVEHAARLADRVVVMRSGRVYEIGTPAQCIREETLQDVFGVRATVRDEGGLRVRVEGAADPIRHM
- a CDS encoding iron ABC transporter permease, producing MGFRLRLASERPLFWVLVLSLASAVVAILSLSTGAVQLPWRELWSTLVDREHPLHGLITDVRLPRLVAAALVGAALAASGALMQTAVRNALADPALLGVSAGAGIGALIAILFFPATPLLVPGFAFLGAFAGVGSVLAASMLGGMLGSPLRIILSGVALQAIFFSVISLLVFFFAERAPAFVAFTVGSLASAGWYEVQLALGPTLAGLVLAGLMVRWLDVLLLDDDSAWSVGLPVARVRLAVCAVAALLAASAVTIAGLVGFVGLVVPNAFRIVIGPHHGRLLPLAVLGGAFLMMTVDLSARTLVAPLELPVGSLLAFLGGPTLLYLLWKHLA
- a CDS encoding T9SS type A sorting domain-containing protein gives rise to the protein MNRWMLLVLLAALIPLDADARTRPNPEGRLVLDAHDAPLPTTAAEPLRRANPVPLADGAVQIGETYYDLQDMGGLGKRIVIGDDGRVHVTWVDDFCELSAAGCPPDLNAPQPFPERTNAHAWRDAGGSWNAGVKVADPSIRGCCVTERFGGFGSMALAPDGRAVVVPHANEDGCDARASMYVQDVVGGTTFTAYLTPITDPSFLFPQVVALADGSFTVLAEVAEFGTYDETEEFRVARLGVEGAGFSCPTGWQFDSWNPVVDDVSVFRDGTPAFPSIAAGDDGRVGIAVSDFGGNVFLYESSDGSFAPGTITVTTITSYTDAAITAPDASSDEYRAFVHSDLVYEGNTPHVVWAELQGRRDAGGVFFVDHRSRIMHWSPGDGISEVYRTAGEADAYGNVDVGGSGPLAGFNTISVDWPQVGSSADGSEVHVVWLRFVDAEVDPTADAGLPGIVTGIGYGDVVHARRLAAGSWSTPENLTNTPTADERFVSLAARNPNDRLHLVFQASTTDEAGVSAIGDRGFAGANVLRRIGYLEIPTGAATDVESAPMGVGALRVHPNPASRTVVFRLEGPASTPREVTVYSVDGRRVQTLRVDAGGTSWNAVAANGRPLASGVYFARVDGDSGPVTRFVIRR
- a CDS encoding ABC transporter substrate-binding protein — its product is MNVLVSILLSMAAAGTGSDAAGTVRVATLVPWVHDVAALAPGHVEVVASSRSLRHGVWSGRDRVDLGSPHGPSIEALAGARADVVVYDEAMHARLQPKLDALVSETVATRATTVDATFEALATVGRALGIEEPVDHRIDRIREALDGLHLGGTVSAVTLYASPGAPVVITERTWLGDLLARLGVDNAAAAVSGREGYPGYVTPSEETLATLRADWILLVAHGSGDEALQALRRRMDDETVWRGLRDSVGDRVLVLDQELFGSNPGVRLDEAALWLHARLTEERP